The following proteins are co-located in the Oncorhynchus gorbuscha isolate QuinsamMale2020 ecotype Even-year linkage group LG22, OgorEven_v1.0, whole genome shotgun sequence genome:
- the LOC124010109 gene encoding cytochrome b-c1 complex subunit 10, producing MGMRSEFSQVFPPWWLATTSSSNMLGKLIGQKYFSIARTWVPTLAVWGSVGGVALVHFTDWRLILDYVPYVSGKFKNDD from the exons ATGGGCATGCGCTCAGAGTTTTCCCAGGTTTTTCCCCCTTGGTGGTTAGCAACAACATCCAGCTCCAACATGCTTGGTAAATTGATCGGTCAGAAATACTTTTCCATCGCGAGAACATG GGTTCCAACGTTGGCGGTGTGGGGTTCAGTTGGAGGGGTGGCATTGGTACACTTCACTGACTGGCGCTTGATCTTGGATTATGTACCGTACGTCAGCGGCAAATTCAAGAACGATGACTAG